The window ATTGTGTGACTGTCAGTCTTCTTGATCAGTAATAATGAGGGGAAATGATTGCTGTATTTCGCCATTCTTGCGTATGGTTAAACCAAATATTCTCACGGCCTGCTCCATTCTGACATCTAGAATTCGGCCTGTTTTCCTGCCGCATGCCCTCACTTGACAAATGAAACAAGTTAAAGTTCCCCAGACCACTGTTGTGACACCCAACTGGGGTCAGTTACTTCATAATCTCAAAGAAGACACAGCCGGCGCTCCAGATGTCCATCGTCAGGCTGTAGTAGCCGTCGGTCAGGAGGCACTCGGGGGCCCGGTACCAGCGCGTGGAGATGTACTCTGTGTGTGGCGGCTTGGAGTGCACGCTCCTGCACGAGCCGAAGTCACCCAGCTTCAGAACGTTTTGCTAGAAAATAGCATATGTCAGTTTTCATTGACGAAAGTACTCATTTCACAATATTAATGTTTATTATCGTGCTTTGCAGCGGTGTACAACTGCGCTGAATCATACCGAGAGCTAATACAGTCACGGAGCCCTGCCACGGATAgcgaaaaataataataataattgacgtCCGCCTCTAAAAATgtttatactgtaatttcttacATGAAGTCTATAAACCAGAAATAGACCACAACTACGACCTCAAAACACTTGAATAGTATTTCATGGATGATGTGAAGTGAAGATGTGTCACTTGGACATGTTTCTTTGAGACTAATTCCTATTTAGACTAGGCTTTGGTGCTTTATGTCATCCTAGAGCTTTATtgaaagaacacaaaaacaacgcaattaggtgagtttttcagcgactAACGGAGGATTTCACGACTAGACCAGGAATTACTCTAATGTGaccctctcagtatgatgcactgCAGCCACAATAGTAAACAcgttgttaaataaataccgcTCAAAACTCAGCGTGATTATCTcggtaaaggcagaattttatacaaaaataatcTCACTTTGATAAGAATGTTTTCCGGCTTCACGTCTCTATGGAAGATACCGCAGCTGTAAAGAGTACAGTTAGAAACAATTGAAATCATCTGGCGCCAATGGTGACAACATGATTcatgttttttctctcttcagGAATGCAATTAAATAGGTACAATTTTAATCAACAAATAATAATGTGCttcactatttattttttgttttttcgtgaaatggttgacataaaaaaaagatggcaaACAATATTAATGATATTGaagcattaaaataaaaataaaatgctgttgACGTAGGTCAGCTGATGCATATTTTTTcagcactgtacatttttagatagaaaataatgatttttttttacgtccTTTCTCATTCTTTTCATTAACATCCACTTccatcacttaaaaaaatatttggctcTCGAAGTACCACAATCATGACCAACACTAAAATACAGCAGGCTAGTGGGCCTGTGTGTTCGTCAAAATGAGACAAAGGTTTAATTCCTAAAAAAGAATATCTAATGTTAtagtaagccactgtaacattatcgAATATTAATaatgcgcttaaatatagggaagttcaaatacagtacttaaataatgattcaactGAAATATAGTGCATACAAAAGTTACATAAAAATTGTCCCtaaatgaatgtttaaaaactTCTGAAAGATGAAATGTattgaaataaaaagttaaaaaaaaaaaaaaagttagtattgaaataaaaagttaaatacaactgaactgcaggCACTCGGgcagtgatttttttgtgtgtgtgtgctactaGTGGTACGCATACTGCACTTTGCAAATCACTGGACTGTGGCAGACTGTTACGCATGATATTGAAGTTACCTGTGTATGTGGTCGAGTGACTTGCACAACTGGTACATGTAGTATCGGACCGTGTGATCAGGCGGCGGCGTCTGTCTCTCTGCAACGAAGCACCAGTCAGTCAAAAACTTGAAAAAGTCATGTTGATATTGATTTAGTGAAGTCCGGCCCACCTCTAATAAACTCGTACAAATTCATCTCCATCAGCTCACAGATCATCGAAACCGTGCCCGTTTCCTTGTCGCTGAAACGATGAATTGGGAAAATGAGACGTGATCCAGTATATTGTAATTGAGACCGACTGAACCGAACCAAGGTACAGTAGAACGTCCGAAGTGCAACGCAATCCATTCCTTGACTTCCACGTTGTTGGAATTTGTACCACTTTTGGAGCAttggactttggaggttccactgtaatatgTGAATAAAGTCACTGTTGTCAGAGGACTCACAAAATGAGTTCATGCAGGTGGATGATATTCGCATGTGGGCTGAGCCTCCTCATCGCCTGAACCTCCCGCAGGTTGTTGGCCTGTTCCACACTGCACAAGATAGGATGCAAGATTTCCTTCCAAATGCTCGGAAAATGTAATAGTTAACCTTTGCATGATGTGGCTTTTGCATACATTTGATCTCACCTGTTCATGGTCTGCTTCATAGTCTTGCATGCGTACGTCTTGCCGTCCTTCAGACTCTGAGTTTTGACCACCACGGAGAATGAGCCCTCGCCAATTTTCTTGATTATTTTGTAGCCTGTAACAAAATACAAGtcttttctattttgtgcacGGCAACAGCAGGAAGAGTCTTAGAGAGTAGCAGGAATTCAAAAATACATCATGAAAAATctcaatacagtatatttccttGTCCCAGTAGCAATAACtcaaaatatgtaataataaaacaaatatattttacccACATTTCTCGATATCAGTgtctttaaaatgaaatacaatcattattattattataatattagaTATGGCAGCTTCAAATACAAGAATCTAAATATGAATTGACTGTGTCTTCACATCATATTATCATTAACAATAGTAATTCAACAACGTTGTTAAGCTTATTTGCTTCATTAGACAGGAATAATGCTGTACTCTTCCTGTGATTCAGtgtagacataaaaaaaaatgcaatgaataCTTCTAACATGTAACGTGTATACAAAAATAGCATTATTAATACAGTATAGTGTTACTAGTAAACTAGCATCGAAGTGATTCAAGACGTCTGTGTCTGTCCCAAATTCAAACTTACGGTGCATTTCTTGACGGTCGTAGTAGGCATTACGATTGCGACGCGTGACAAATCAAAAGCCGAGTTAGCAACTAAAAAGGCGTCTTGGGCTAGCACGGCTGCTAGCTTGACCGTCGCCTTGGCAACGGAGCACGCCTTCGCCCTCCCCTCTTGACCCAGCCGGCAACCGGCTGCAGCGTCTTCCACCTCGGACGGGGCAACGCGACGGGTTTGAAGTTGTATGGCTCGTAAAATGTGGCGAAATGCTGGCATTCTAACCAAAAGGCCCTGATGTTATTTGACGGCAAATGGTTCTTTCTTACCCTTTTTCCAGAGGTGGGCGGTGACCGCAAGCTCCCCCGTCTTGTCGCCGGGCTCGTGGCTGCGGTTGCTCCGGTCGTCGTTCGCCGTCGTCTTGCACGCATTGCGAATGTTTGCCCTGTTTTTAACGCCGATCAGCCAGTTGGAGTAGTGCATCATGAGTGCACAAGGGCTTGCGAGATGAAGCCTAGCATGGACGTAATGCTTTATGAATGTCGTGTGAAAcaatgagtgtttgtgtgtgtgtgtgtgtgtgtggggggggggggggggggggggggcatttcacAAAGCCGTTGAAAATTAAGTCTGGACAGTGACAAGAGAGGGCGCCATATTGTTACCCAGCTTCACATAatactactattactatttcccgcaaaaatgtcataatacatatttttgggtGATAATCTGAGAGTGTCATCGTGGTGATTTAATGACAAATAGGCTGTAATTATTaaacaatatgtttttttttttttttgtgttcgtGCTTTGGCGAGCACCCCAttaaaaaacatcatttttcacacaaaataatcattaaaaaaataattattattcgTCTCTTTAAAGTAGTTATGCTTAATTACTAATTAATTATATAAGGTTAACCTCCCACAGGCGTCGTCTTTGTAGAATTTTTaggaaaataatgcatcttcTCGGCTTGTCCGGGATGAGTGGAACAGCCTACAGCCGCACAACCAGGcatcttgccccccccccccccaaaaaaataacaaaaatccaAAAGGCCAAAATCTGTTCGCGGGTAATTGCGAATCAATGCCGGGGAATAGAGACAGCATGGCGTCCTTAGATCACGTGACGCTGATTTAACCAATGAGGAGTAGTGCGCTGAGTTCAAATAGTGTCCCCAACATTGTTGTCTCCGTTTTGGTCATTCCGCTCTGCCTCGGCTTCCGTACTAACGTGAAATATCTTGCGCATGCGTACTAAATCGTCGACGTGCTGCAAGTGTGGCACGAGCCGCTCTTAAGACTTAGgccgtttttcctttttgtaaGACACTTTAAACCATCATGAAAACAAGGTTCACCACGGCGGACATCAGGGCCGCTATCGCCGAGATAAATGCCAAGTAGGTGACGTTTGTTTTCCCCTTCATCCGGGGTCTGCTAGCCAAAATGCTAACGTGTTTTCTACACTCGTTTCTTTCTCttgttatacttttttttaaaaaacaaaatatatatattttttgggtgaCAGCTACATGGGCATGCGAGTGAACAACGTGTACGACATAGACAACAAGACGTACCTCATCCGGCTACAAAAGTAAGCAGCGCTTTCTAAATCCACTCATCACTCGAGTCGTGTGGGTACAGAAAAGTTTACTACTGTACTTTTGCCTCTCCAACATAATTGAGTGACGTCATCAAAGATCGAAAAGCTATGATGTTAATGACGACCtatattattttgtctttacaAAACATAATAATGCCGTCGGTGTGTTGTTACTGCACTGCACCACGCTGACAACCGtgcctaatattttgactctgCATTCATCTGTCCCAGGGTCCAATTGCATTTAGCATCTGCTTGCTAAAAGTTCATTTGTCTATGTTGTTGATATTTAAGTGGTTGGTCTGTGCATTCTTGCGTAGGTTTACTCCAATGGCCTCcaacgtcccaaaaacatgcgtgttagttttattgaatactctaaattgtccataggtgtgagtgtgaactgTCCTTGGgtttagggctgcacaatattgggGGGATTGACATTGAAATTTTCTTTAACCTTGTGATATATtttgcaatgttaaaaaaaagtacaggatATCATTCACGTAATGTGAAAAACAGCACACGTCTCTTTTCCCCTGTCTAGAACAACTATGCTCATTAGAGCACAAAactattacatttgtttgaataCTATCTGTATTTAAATGAACTGTACTATTGAGCAATAGTCCAGCCAGACATTACGTTAAAATCCTTTATTTTCATGGCTAGTTATACTGCAGTCATTGGCACATTCCTAACACAATTCATCTGTTTTTAATCCATCTGTTATGTTACACCTATGTTTTAATGTATGCATTACTGTTTCTATATTTCAGTGCATTAGCAAAACATGTTGTTGTGTACACCTGAAGGTTGTCCTTCAATAATGCCGTggctctctcccctccccctgAGTTGAATCTGTTGCAATTGGCATTCCTTTGTCATATTGTTAAGATAGATGAATGCTGCCTTGTAATTTTTTGCCGTCTCCTCATTAATAGTTAtcagacagcaaaaaaaaaaaaaagtatacaacactctgggctgctccgtgTAAGGTTGTTTGACAGGTGTAATTTACGTAACATTGGTGCTAGGTCcatctgctggtcacttttgcatattacagttgattgacTGCATATCAATACACCAACATAGCAcaggaccctgcgatgtgactattgcgcacacgtagattgcgatgacgatgctcaaacgatatattgtgcagcctTACATgggttatatgtgccctgtaattggctggcaaccagtccagggtattcccccgcctgtcgcccagtcagctgggatagattccagctcacctgcaatcCTAAGGAGGACAAGTGCaataaatggatgaatagatgtCAGATGTACAGTACACGCAGGTGTTCCTGATGTTGTAAAATGTCACTGATGTCACTTTGTTTAAAAAGGCCTGACAGCAAAGCCATTCTGCTGCTTGAATCCGGCCTTCGGATTCACTCCACAGACTTCGAATGGCCCAAGAATATGATGCCTTCAGGCTTCGCCATGAAAgtaaggtcttttttttttttttttttatatagcaaATCTTATATCAAAcagcattattgttattattagtagtagtagtagtagtagtagtagtcgtcgACGTCgtcataaataaaatacaaagaaacccGAACTATATCTTTTGCACATCTTACTATCAGCGTGTCTTTAAAATCTattaaataacaacaataaaaaaaaattgaaatgaaatgaaaaatattacaatgttttcaacatttttctaACCAGTGTTTGTTTCAATATCAgtgtctctttttaaaaaaacaaacaaaaa of the Phycodurus eques isolate BA_2022a chromosome 14, UOR_Pequ_1.1, whole genome shotgun sequence genome contains:
- the LOC133413232 gene encoding MAPK/MAK/MRK overlapping kinase-like isoform X1 → MRLHLASPCALMMHYSNWLIGVKNRANIRNACKTTANDDRSNRSHEPGDKTGELAVTAHLWKKGYKIIKKIGEGSFSVVVKTQSLKDGKTYACKTMKQTMNSVEQANNLREVQAMRRLSPHANIIHLHELIFDKETGTVSMICELMEMNLYEFIRERQTPPPDHTVRYYMYQLCKSLDHIHSCGIFHRDVKPENILIKQNVLKLGDFGSCRSVHSKPPHTEYISTRWYRAPECLLTDGYYSLTMDIWSAGCVFFEIMNLNPLFPGANGLDQIAKIHDVLGTPEQSVLRKFKQSRAMHFNFPAKKGSGISRLLPNCATPAVSLLYQMLAYDADERITAATALRHTYFRELRVAEKKCERLPGICGLFKGVEKNTPRITSDLLWRPTRLSRQMRGRHTHTMPTHLITHNPKHVAEPLGRRNAGHYELPKLNVANPGPQRSFPGSTPRAFTLTRRGTLPAIVTKKC